The proteins below are encoded in one region of Hordeum vulgare subsp. vulgare chromosome 3H, MorexV3_pseudomolecules_assembly, whole genome shotgun sequence:
- the LOC123444238 gene encoding glycylpeptide N-tetradecanoyltransferase 1 gives MAAPNNNDAAASASASASTSDGAPAAPEDTSIEALARRVQEHMTLASNPTARRHKFWETQPVGQFGDVADVSLPDGAIEPPTPLSEVRADPYPLPAAFEWFTCDLDDDALLADLYALLAHNYVEDDENMFRFNYSSAFLRWALRPPSFFRAWHIGVRAKESKKLVAFISGVPARIRARDDVVRMAEINFLCVHKKLRSKRLAPVLIREVTRRVHLENIWQAAYTAGVVLPTPITTCRYWHRSLNPKKLIDVGFSRLGPRMTMSRTVRLYKLPDAPLTPGFRQMELRDVAAVTRLLRAYLARYVVAPDFDELDVEHWLLPQEDVVDSYLVESPETHEVTDFCSFYTLPSSVLNNANYSTLKAAYSYYNVAVKTPLQQLMNDALIVAKQKNYDVFNALDVMENEGFLKELKFGPGDGQLHYYLYNYRIRNGIKPSELGLVLL, from the coding sequence ATGGCCGCCCCCAACAACAACGACGCCGCCGCCAGCGCCAGCGCCAGCGCTTCCACCAGCGACGGCGCCCCCGCGGCGCCGGAGGACACCTCCATCGAGGCGCTGGCGCGGCGCGTGCAGGAGCACATGACCCTCGCCTCCAACCCCACCGCCCGCCGCCACAAGTTCTGGGAGACGCAGCCCGTGGGTCAGTTCGGCGACGTTGCCGACGTCTCCCTCCCCGACGGCGCCATCGAGCCGCCCACCCCGCTCTCCGAGGTCCGCGCCGACCCCTACCCGCTCCCCGCCGCCTTCGAGTGGTTCACCTGCGACCTCGACGACGACGCCCTCCTCGCCGACCTCTACGCCCTCCTCGCCCACAACTACGTCGAGGACGACGAGAACATGTTCCGCTTCAACTACTCCTCGGCCTTCCTCCGCTGGGCGCTCCGCCCCCCCTCCTTCTTCCGCGCCTGGCACATTGGCGTCCGGGCCAAGGAGTCCAAGAAGCTCGTCGCCTTCATATCCGGCGTCCCCGCGCGCATCCGTGCGCGCGACGACGTTGTCCGCATGGCCGAGATCAACTTCCTCTGCGTCCACAAGAAGCTCCGATCCAAGCGCCTCGCGCCGGTGCTCATCCGGGAGGTCACCCGTCGCGTCCACCTGGAGAACATCTGGCAGGCTGCATACACTGCGGGTGTCGTCCTCCCGACCCCCATCACCACATGCCGCTACTGGCATCGATCCCTCAACCCAAAGAAGCTCATCGATGTTGGCTTCTCCCGTCTTGGTCCCCGCATGACCATGAGCCGCACCGTCCGTCTCTACAAGCTGCCAGATGCGCCGCTTACCCCCGGGTTCCGCCAGATGGAGTTGCGGGATGTTGCAGCAGTCACACGCTTGCTCAGGGCATACCTTGCAAGGTACGTGGTGGCGCCAGATTTTGATGAGCTTGATGTTGAGCACTGGTTGCTGCCCCAGGAGGATGTGGTGGACAGCTACCTTGTGGAGAGCCCTGAGACGCACGAGGTCACAGATTTCTGCAGCTTTTACACTCTGCCCTCGTCCGTGCTGAACAATGCCAACTATTCAACACTCAAGGCTGCATACTCATATTACAATGTTGCTGTCAAGACCCcgttgcagcagctgatgaatgatGCACTGATTGTGGCCAAGCAGAAGAACTATGATGTGTTCAATGCGCTCGATGTCATGGAGAACGAGGGGTTCCTCAAGGAACTCAAGTTTGGCCCTGGAGATGGGCAGCTGCACTATTATCTCTACAATTATCGCATTCGCAATGGAATCAAGCCATCTGAGCTTGGGCTTGTGCTTCTATAG